The window GAGTACCAACACCAGGGCAGTCAAGTGGGTCAAGCGCATCCAGATCAAGTGATAAATGGACACCGTCCGTTTTAGTTTTAAGATAAGAAATTGTTTCTTCAATCACTTTAGCCATACCCATTCTATCAATTTCGTGCATGGTATATACTTTAATGCCCTTTTCTTTAATTAAATCCTTTTCGCCCTCATCCAATGCTCTTGCACCAATAATAACAATATTCTCGGGTTTTATCTTTGGGCTGTAACCGCCAATTTCGGTTAATTTCTTATGGCCGAGACCAAGACTGACTGCAAGAGGCATCCCATGAATATTTCCTGATGGAGAGGTGTCTGCTGTATTTAAGTCGCCATGCGCATCATACCAGATGACACCTAAGTTATTGTAATGCTTTCCAATACCTGCAAGTGTCCCAATCGCTATACTATGATCTCCACCCAGAACAAGCGGGAAAGCCCCTTTCGCCACTACTTGATCCACTATATCAGCTAACTGCTCACTTTTTTCAGTTATCAATTCCAAGTTGCGCAAATTGGACTGTTGATCAATAACAACCTCTGGGCGCCCAATTGCAATATCCCCTAAATCCTCTATTTGATCAAACAAAATCCTTAACCTTTCCACTACCTCTGCATAGCGTATTGCACTCGGTCCCATATCCACGCCTCGTCGCAATTGCCCCAGGTCCATAGGCATGCCGATTATAGACAATCTCTTCATCTTTTCCCCCCCTTTGTATTTCTTTCATTTTAACCTCTATGAGCAAATTGACTCAACACAGCAGAGCACTGCATATATATACAGTACTCACTATAATAAATGGCTGTATTCCAACTGATGTTACATTCAAATCCTTTTGCTTCTATCTTAAGAAACCAATCATTCAACCCACATAGAATCAAAGCCTTGAAATAAAAAAAAGCCTTAAATTCAATGAATTTAAGGCTGAAATGGTCTTATGTATGTGTGATGGTGGAGCCTAGCGGGATCGAACCGCTGACCTCCTGCGTGCAAAGCAGGCGCTCTCCCAGCTGAGCTAAGGCCCCAGTCATGGAGCGGAAGACGGGGCTCGAACCCGCGACCCCCACCTTGGCAAGGTGATGTTCTACCACTGAACTAC is drawn from Bacillus sp. FJAT-18017 and contains these coding sequences:
- the rocF gene encoding arginase gives rise to the protein MKRLSIIGMPMDLGQLRRGVDMGPSAIRYAEVVERLRILFDQIEDLGDIAIGRPEVVIDQQSNLRNLELITEKSEQLADIVDQVVAKGAFPLVLGGDHSIAIGTLAGIGKHYNNLGVIWYDAHGDLNTADTSPSGNIHGMPLAVSLGLGHKKLTEIGGYSPKIKPENIVIIGARALDEGEKDLIKEKGIKVYTMHEIDRMGMAKVIEETISYLKTKTDGVHLSLDLDALDPLDCPGVGTPVYGGITYRESHLAMEMLAEAEIITSAEFVEVNPILDERNKTATVAVELMGSLFGEKLL